A single Drechmeria coniospora strain ARSEF 6962 chromosome 03, whole genome shotgun sequence DNA region contains:
- a CDS encoding reptin, whose amino-acid sequence MTAPLMTVSETKDLRGLNLIAAHSHIRGLGVDATSLEPRASSQGLVGQEKARKAAAVILQMIKDGKIAGRAVLIAGPPSTGKTAIAMGMAQSLGADVPFTSLASSEIFSLEMSKTEALTQAFRKSIGVRIKEESEIMEGEVVEIQIDRSVTGSAKQGKLTIKTTDMEAIYDMGSKMIDAMTKERVMAGDIISIDKSSGKITKLGRSYARSRDYDAMGVDTKFLQCPDGELQKRKEVVHTVTLHEIDVINSRTQGFLALFSGDTGEIRSEIRDQINTKVAEWKEEGKAEIVPGVLFVDEVHILDMECFSYINRALEDELAPVVIMASNRGNSRIRGTNYRSPHGLPLDFLDRVVIINTHPYVSDEIKQILTIRAQEEEIDVSPDALALLTKIGQEAGLRYASNLISTSQLVSAKRKAKQVSVDDVQRSFQLFYDPARSIKFVSESEKRLIGDDGAVDLAVTNGGGEKMDLS is encoded by the exons ATGACGGCG CCACTGATGACCGTCTCCGAGACAAAGGACCTCCGGGGCCTCAACCTCATAGCCGCACACTCGCACATtcgcggcctcggcgtcgatgccacgagcctcgagcctcgCGCCTCCTCCCAGGGTCTCGTTGGACAGGAGAAGGCGCGCAAAGCTGCAGCCGTGATCCTGCAGATGATCAAGGATGGCAAGatcgccggccgcgccgtccTGATCGCCGGCCCCCCGAG CACGGGAAAAACGGCTATTGCGATGGGCATGGCGCAAtcgctcggcgccgacgtcccCTTTAcctccctcgcctcgtccgagaTCTTCTCCCTCGAAATGTCCAAGACTGAGGCCCTCACACAAGCCTTCCGCAAGTCCATCGGCGTCCGCATAAAGGAGGAGAGTGAGATCATGgagggcgaggtcgtcgagatCCAGATTGACCGCAGCGTCACCGGCAGCGCCAAGCAGGGCAAGCTGACCATCAAGACGACCGACATGGAAGCCATCTACGACATGGGCAGCAAAATGATCGACGCCATGACCAAGGAGCGCGTCATGGCCGGCGACATCATCAGCATCGACAAGTCGTCGGGCAAGATCACCAAGCTCGGCCGCTCCTACGCCCGCTCGCGCGACTACGACGCCATGGGCGTCGACACAAAGTTCCTCCAGtgccccgacggcgagctccaGAAGCGCAAGGAGGTCGTCCACACCGTCACCCTCCACGAGATCGACGTCATCAACTCGAGAACGCAAggcttcctcgccctcttctcCGGCGACACCGGCGAGATCCGCAGCGAGATCCGGGACCAGATCAACACCAAGGTGGCCGAGTGGAAGGAGGAAGGCAAGGCCGAGATTGTCCCAGGCGTCCtgttcgtcgacgaggttcaCATCCTCGATATGGAGTGCTTCTCCTACATCAACCgcgcgctcgaggacgagctcgcgcccgtcgtcatcatggccagCAACAGGGGCAACTCGCGCATCCGCGGCACCAACTACCGTAGCCCGCACGGCTTGCCGCTCGACTTCCTCGAccgcgtcgtcatcatcaacACGCATCCCTACGTCTCGGACGAGATTAAGCAGATCCTCACCATCCGCGcccaggaggaggagattgACGTCTCgcccgacgccctcgccctgcTCACAAAGATTGGCCAGGAGGCCGGCCTCCGGTACGCGAGCAACCTCATCAGCACGTCGCAGCTCGTGTCGGCGAAGCGGAAAGCCAAGCAGGTgtcggtcgacgacgtccaaCGCAGCTTCCAGCTCTTCTACGACCCGGCCCGCAGCATCAAGTTCGTGTCCGAGTCGGAGAAACGACTGattggcgacgacggcgccgtcgacctggcCGTCACCAACGGTGGAGGCGAAAAGATGGATCTGAGCTGA
- a CDS encoding glyceraldehyde-3-phosphate dehydrogenase — MAPIKVGINGFGRIGRIVFRNAIEHQDIQVVAVNDPFIETKYAEYMLKYDSSHGVFKGDIAVDGKDLVVNGSKVKFYSERDPAAIPWKETGAEYIVESTGVFTTTDKAKAHMAGGAKKVIISAPSADAPMYVMGVNENTYDGKADVISNASCTTNCLAPLAKVINDKFTIIEGLMTTVHSYTATQKTVDGPSGKDWRGGRGAAQNIIPSSTGAAKAVGKVIPALNGKLTGMSMRVPTANVSVVDLTVRIEKAASYDQIKQVIKEAANGPLKGILAYTEDDVVSSDMNGNTNSSIFDAKAGISLNDNFVKLVSWYDNEWGYSRRVLDLLAYIAKVDAGK; from the exons ATGGCTCCCATCAAGGTTGGCATCAACGGTttcggccgcatcggccgcATCGTTTTCCGCAATGCCATTGAGCATCAAGACATCCAGGTCGTCGCTGTCAACGACCCCTTCATCGAGACGAAATACGCT GAATACATGCTCAAGTATGACTCTTCCCACGGCGTCTTCAAGGGCGAcattgccgtcgacggcaaggacctTGTCGTCAACGGCTCCAAGGTCAAGTTCTACTCCGAGCGCGACCCCGCCGCCATTCCCTGGAAGGAGACGGGTGCCGAATACATCGTCGAGTCCACCGGTGTCTTCACCACGAccgacaaggccaaggctcACATGGCTGGCGGTGCCAAGAAGGTCATCATCTCTGCTCCCTCCGCCGATGCCCCCATGTACGTGATGGGCGTCAACGAGAACACCTATGACGGCAAGGCCGACGTCATCTCCAACGCCTCCTGCACCACCAACTGCCTGGCTCCCCTCGCCAAGGTCATCAACGACAAGTTCACCATTATCGAGGGTCTCATGACTACCGTCCACTCCTACACCGCCACCCAGAAGACCGTCGACGGTCCCTCTGGCAAGGactggcgcggcggccgcggcgctgCCCAGAACATCATTCCCAGCagcaccggcgccgccaaggccgtcggcaaggtcaTCCCCGCCCTCAACGGCAAGCTCACCGGCATGTCCATGCGCGTGCCCACCGCCAACGTCTCGGTTGTCGACTTGACTGTGCGCATCGAGAAGGCCGCTTCGTACGACCAGATCAAGCAGGTCATCAAGGAGGCTGCCAACGGACCCCTCAAGGGCATCCTCGCCTAtaccgaggacgacgtggTCTCGAGCGACATGAACGGCAACACCAACTCGTCCATCTTCGATGCCAAGGCCGGCATCTCCCTGAACGACAACTTCGTCAAGCTGGTTTCCTGGTACGACAACGAGTGGGGCTACTCCCGACGTGTTCTCGATCTCCTGGCCTACATCGCCAaggtcgatgccggcaaGTAA
- a CDS encoding Lin1 family protein: MASRYSAARPKRDGENFARTHHNEDEPDNKRVKFDVRNPSTLAAEAREDDAVLDADVIGGSGVTKRGAVNLDGYDSDSDNETFNTRAASRKKGDVNILEQLDNYNAASGGALGENGKAGSLESGEGKDEQDDDEDEDMFATVDEAPAKEADPESGDFDKSGRKQKAVRFLDASEIGGQVEESKSGGRVRLDENESSDDDSDAELAIQEEGLDEEVGAGGLKRNAPKVEAFNLREEMEEGQFDQAGNFVRKAGDPDAVHDSWLQGLSKKDLKKAAEAHRRREGEARKQRLEEDDVLVSDLLTMLILQLERVETPLEALARLGKKQTKAKKIPMWKRKKMSKAAEDIEVDADAVGDAEQVRIKESINAITDAADKLLSRDFDDVYEQERELLIRAFQRETGEDWLEPEAKRGDDDQTGNETADGSKTWEFRWTDGRDGATQGPFDEAMMKAWQDAGYFGQGVEFRPTDGSDAWSSTMSFV; encoded by the coding sequence ATGGCATCGAGATACTCGGCCGCTCGGCCGAAGCGTGATGGCGAGAACTTTGCGCGCACCCATCACAATGAGGACGAACCCGACAACAAGCGAGTCAAGTTCGACGTGCGGAATCCTTCGACTTTGGCTGCCGAGGCccgcgaggacgatgccgtcctcgacgcagacgtcatcggcggcagcggggTCACGAAGAGAGGGGCGGTGAATCTCGACGGCTACGACAGCGATTCGGACAATGAGACATTCAACACCCGGGCCGCAAGTCGAAAGAAAGGCGACGTCAATATCTTGGAGCAGCTCGACAACTACAACGCCGCAAGCGGCGGTGCCCTCGGTGAGAATGGCAAggccggcagcctcgagTCGGGCGAGGGGaaggacgagcaggacgacgacgaggacgaagacaTGTTTGCGACGGTGGATGAAGCTCCAGCGAAGGAGGCCGATCCAGAATCGGGAGATTTCGACAAGTCTGGGCGAAAGCAAAAGGCTGTacgcttcctcgacgcctcggAAATCGGAGGGCAGGTGGAAGAAAGCAAGAGCGGCGGGCGTGTGAGGCTCGACGAGAACGagagcagcgacgacgattccGACGCAGAACTTGCCATTCAGGAGGAGGGtctggacgaggaggtcggcgccggcggcctgaAGCGTAATGCGCCCAAGGTGGAGGCCTTCAACCTAAGGGAGGAAATGGAAGAAGGCCAGTTTGACCAGGCGGGAAACTTTGTCCGCAAAGCCGGGGATCCCGATGCAGTCCACGACAGCTGGCTCCAAGGGCTGAGCAAAAAGGACctgaagaaggcggccgaagCACACAGGAGACGTGAAGGGGAGGCTCGGAAACAGcggctcgaggaggacgacgtgcTGGTGTCGGATCTGCTGACGATGCTCATTCTGCAGCTCGAAAGGGTCGAAACCCCCCTCGAGGCTCTGGCGCGTCTAGGGAAGAAGCAAACGAAGGCGAAAAAAATACCCATGTGGAAGCGCAAGAAGATGAGCAAAGCCGCCGAGGACATCGAGGTCGACgcggatgccgtcggcgatgccgagcagGTCCGGATCAAGGAATCGATCAACGCCATCACGGACGCGGCCGACAAGCTTCTGAGCCGAGATTTCGACGACGTATACGAGCAGGAGAGGGAGCTCCTCATTCGCGCGTTCCAGCGTGAGACTGGCGAGGACTGGCTGGAACCGGAAGCCAAGCGCGGGGATGACGATCAAACCGGCAACGAaaccgccgacggcagcaaaACGTGGGAGTTTCGCTGGACCGACGGACGCGACGGGGCCACCCAAGGTCCCTTTGACGAAGCCATGATGAAGGCCTGGCAGGATGCCGGCTACTTCGGACAAGGCGTCGAGTTCCGACCGACGGATGGCAGTGACGCCTGGAGTTCGACCATGTCGTTTGTCTGA
- a CDS encoding Ubiquitin fusion degradation protein 1 codes for MARHGRRPMIQRFDEYYRCYPVIMAPGSERPELNYGSKVILPPSALDKVSKLHVQWPLLMELINGEKGKHSHAGVLEFIAEEGRAYIPQWQLTDPKMMETLAMDVGDMIQIRTTSLELAKMVKLQPQSVAFLDISDPKAVLERAFRNFATLTKGDVFNFEYNDEIYHVAVLDVKPETDKMGVCMIETDVSVEFAPPVGYVEPERKSGTSTPRSARAGVPAGGILHHQGTMAQAINYSAIAPSATSNTTNFRGDGQRLTKRGSKNPTPKPATPVLEDSSALPKRHVGTAAPLRLSPNKLFFGYELKPVKTDEDRKLEKEAAQRPHFAGQGQSLRGTVKRKGETDEKSKAPDKKGSSEGHRLDSRSPK; via the exons ATGGCCCGCCATGGCAGGCGACCCATGATCCAGCGTTTCGACGAGTACTACCGATGCTACCCCGTCATCATGGCGCCTGGCTCCGAACGGCCGGAACTCAACTACGGATCCAAGGTGATCCTGCCCCCGTCTGCCCTGGACAAGGTCTCCAAGCTACACGTCCAGTGGCCGCTCTTGATGGAGCTCATCAACGGCGAGAAGGGCAAGCATTCCCACGCCGGCGTGCTCGAGTTCATCGCCGAAGAGGGACGGGCGTACATTCCGCAGTGG caGCTGACAGATCCCAAGATGATGGAGACGCTGGCCATGGACGTCGGTGACATGATCCAGATCCGGACGACGTCGCTCGAACTTGCCAAGATGGTCAAGCTGCAACCGCAGTCGGtcgccttcctcgacatCAGCGACCCCAAGGCCGTTCTCGAGAGAGCCTTCAGGAACTTCGCCACCCTCACCAAGGGCGACGTGTTCAACTTTGAGTACAACGATGAGATCTACCACGTCGCCGTTTTGGACGTCAAGCCGGAGACGGACAAGATGGGCGTTTGCATGATCGAGACGGACGTGTCTGTCGAGTTTGCCCCTCCTGTTGGCTACGTTGAGCCCGAGAGGAAGAGCGGTACCAGCACTCCGCGCAGCGCCCGAGCTGGCGTCCCCGCCGGGGGCATCTTGCACCACCAGGGCACTATGGCTCAAGCCATCAACTACAGCGCCATcgctccgtcggcgacgagcaacaCCACCAACTTCcgtggcgacggccagcgaCTTACCAAGAGGGGGAGCAAGAACCCGACACCGAAGCCCGCGACGCCCGTGCTGGAGGATTCGTCGGCACTCCCGAAACGGCACGTTGGAACGGCTGCTCCGCTGCGCTTGTCGCCGAACAAACTCTTTTTCGGCTACGAGCTGAAGCCGGTCAAGACGGATGAGGATAGGAAGCTGGAAAAGGAAGCGGCGCAGAGGCCTCATTTTGCTGGTCAAGGACAGAGCCTTCGTGGGACTGTCAAGAGAAagggcgagacggacgagaagTCCAAGGCGCCGGACAAGAAAGGCTCGAGTGAAGGGCATCGGCTCGACAGCCGTAGTCCGAAATGA